A single genomic interval of Streptomyces sp. NBC_00663 harbors:
- a CDS encoding MMPL family transporter, translating to MAVNAAPSGGAPAGRLAGRWVPWLVIGLWLVLAAGMVPLSGKLSSVTTDSAVDTLPASAESTKVAVLDDRLPGGDSNTFVFVYHRADGMTDADRATVERHYNTLAKRYPPTAAVGEDDDGSPLSPSTDRKAMMFTLEVSTAYGAPEDIVGPLRDAAKDRPSGLELDVTGPGAIDGDMDAVFDGIDVQVLLTTIVVVTLLLILTYRSPVLWIIPLLAVGAAALTAMATVYLLVKGFGIVVNDQNSALLTILVFGVGTDYALLLIARYREALHHHENVRVAMVHALRGAAPAIVASAATVVAGLLCLLVADLNSTSGLGPIGAAGIVCALVAMLTLFPAVLVVLGRRIFWPAIPRFSTAVEEKPGLWGRLGAAISRRRWVATLGSLGVLGVFALGLMGNTGALREQDQFLSAPESVAGFTVLRQHFPELGGQPMTVFTRPAHQERVLDVVKDTPGVALAIPEQTSGGWANISVFPKDAPDTAAEYDTIKRVRTAVHTVRGAEAIVGGPSAENLDTEVTTKRDEKLVIPLVLAVVLIILGLLLRAIAAPLVLMATVIVSFAAAFGGSVFVFDTILGFKGIDSSVPLLAFLFLVALGVDYNIFLASRAREETVRLGTREGMLKALSATGGVITSAGLVLAATFAVLATLPLVMLVEVGFLVAFGVLLDALLVRSVLVPALTLLIGRRVWWPSRLSRPSAQLPDGQQPLAEDEEPALQR from the coding sequence ATGGCAGTCAACGCAGCGCCGTCCGGGGGAGCGCCGGCCGGTCGGTTGGCAGGCCGGTGGGTGCCCTGGTTGGTGATCGGCTTATGGCTGGTGCTGGCGGCGGGCATGGTGCCGCTGAGCGGAAAGTTGAGCTCGGTCACCACCGACAGCGCCGTGGACACCCTGCCGGCCAGCGCCGAGTCCACCAAGGTGGCGGTTCTGGACGACCGTCTCCCCGGTGGTGACAGCAACACGTTCGTCTTCGTGTACCACCGCGCCGACGGCATGACCGACGCCGACCGCGCGACGGTCGAGCGCCACTACAACACCCTTGCCAAGCGGTACCCCCCGACGGCGGCGGTCGGCGAGGACGACGATGGCTCACCGCTGAGCCCCTCCACCGACCGCAAGGCGATGATGTTCACCCTTGAGGTGAGCACGGCCTACGGCGCACCGGAGGACATCGTCGGCCCGTTGCGTGACGCCGCGAAGGACCGTCCCTCGGGCCTGGAACTCGACGTGACCGGCCCGGGCGCGATCGACGGCGACATGGACGCCGTCTTCGACGGCATCGACGTGCAGGTCCTCCTCACCACCATCGTCGTCGTCACGCTCCTGCTCATCCTCACCTACCGCAGCCCGGTGCTGTGGATCATCCCGCTGCTGGCCGTGGGCGCGGCCGCACTGACCGCGATGGCGACCGTCTACCTGCTCGTCAAGGGCTTCGGCATCGTGGTCAACGACCAGAACTCGGCGCTGCTGACGATCCTGGTGTTCGGCGTCGGCACGGACTACGCGCTGTTGCTCATCGCTCGATATCGCGAGGCACTGCACCACCATGAGAACGTCCGGGTCGCGATGGTCCACGCGCTACGCGGCGCGGCGCCGGCCATCGTCGCGTCCGCGGCCACCGTGGTGGCCGGCCTGCTCTGCCTGCTCGTCGCGGACCTGAACAGCACCAGCGGGCTGGGCCCGATCGGTGCGGCCGGCATCGTGTGCGCGCTGGTGGCCATGCTGACGCTGTTCCCGGCAGTGCTCGTGGTGCTCGGCAGGCGGATCTTCTGGCCGGCCATCCCGCGGTTCAGCACGGCCGTGGAGGAGAAGCCGGGGTTGTGGGGACGGCTCGGCGCCGCCATCAGCCGCCGCCGGTGGGTGGCGACGCTCGGCTCGCTCGGAGTCCTCGGGGTGTTCGCCCTCGGGCTGATGGGCAACACCGGCGCCCTGCGGGAGCAGGACCAGTTCCTGTCCGCGCCGGAATCGGTCGCCGGGTTCACCGTTCTGCGCCAGCACTTCCCGGAGCTCGGCGGCCAGCCGATGACGGTCTTCACGCGGCCCGCGCACCAGGAGCGGGTGCTCGACGTCGTCAAGGACACTCCCGGGGTGGCCCTGGCCATCCCGGAGCAGACCAGCGGTGGCTGGGCCAACATCTCCGTGTTCCCGAAGGACGCGCCGGACACCGCCGCGGAGTACGACACGATCAAGCGGGTGCGCACCGCGGTGCACACGGTGCGCGGGGCGGAGGCGATCGTCGGCGGGCCGAGTGCGGAGAACCTCGACACGGAGGTGACCACTAAGCGCGACGAGAAGCTGGTGATCCCGCTGGTGCTCGCCGTCGTCCTGATCATCCTCGGGCTGCTGCTGCGCGCGATCGCGGCCCCGCTGGTCCTGATGGCCACCGTGATCGTCTCGTTCGCCGCAGCCTTCGGCGGCAGCGTGTTCGTCTTCGACACGATCCTCGGGTTCAAGGGCATCGACTCTTCGGTGCCGCTGCTGGCCTTCCTGTTCCTGGTGGCGCTCGGCGTCGACTACAACATCTTCCTGGCCAGCCGGGCCCGGGAGGAGACCGTGCGTCTCGGCACCAGAGAGGGCATGCTCAAAGCCCTCTCGGCCACCGGTGGCGTCATCACCTCGGCAGGCCTGGTCCTGGCGGCCACGTTCGCGGTCCTCGCCACACTTCCGCTGGTGATGCTGGTCGAGGTCGGGTTCCTGGTCGCCTTCGGCGTGCTGCTCGACGCGCTACTGGTGCGGTCGGTCCTGGTGCCCGCCCTCACCCTGCTGATCGGCCGGCGGGTCTGGTGGCCGAGCCGCCTGTCCCGTCCATCGGCGCAGCTGCCGGACGGTCAACAGCCGCTCGCCGAAGACGAGGAGCCCGCGCTGCAACGGTGA
- a CDS encoding pentapeptide repeat-containing protein has protein sequence MIDADLSGAILTRATLIRTDLIGTDLTCTFLSGADLSTAASPGRCGSA, from the coding sequence GTGATCGACGCGGACCTGTCCGGCGCGATCCTGACCCGCGCGACCCTGATCCGCACGGACCTGATCGGCACGGACCTGACCTGCACGTTCCTGTCCGGCGCGGACCTGTCGACAGCTGCATCACCCGGTCGCTGCGGATCCGCCTGA
- a CDS encoding aldo/keto reductase: MRYINLGTTGLEVSALTLGCMSFGEPNRGGEPWSLGADASRDIIKQALESGVNFLDTANGYSAGSSEEIVGQAVKDFTRREEVVLSTKVWMRMRPGPNGAGLSRKAIFAELDASLKRLGTDYIDLYQIHRWDYDTPIEETLEALHDAVKSGKVRYIGASSMYAWQFAKALYLADLNGWTRFVSMQDHYNLIHREAEREMLPLCADQGIGVIPWSPLARGRLTRVRDAATARAATDPGGKILYRDGDQAVAERVHEIASKRGLSPAQVALAWVMRNPAVTSPVVGVTKPAQLTDAVAAVDVELDDDEAAYLEEPYQPHEAAYLEESFYKQQPAAGSR, translated from the coding sequence ATGCGATACATCAATCTCGGAACGACCGGACTGGAAGTCTCCGCCCTCACCCTCGGCTGCATGAGCTTCGGCGAGCCGAACCGGGGCGGTGAGCCCTGGTCGCTGGGCGCCGACGCCAGCCGGGACATCATCAAGCAGGCCCTTGAGAGCGGCGTCAACTTCCTCGACACGGCCAATGGCTACAGCGCCGGAAGCAGCGAGGAGATCGTCGGTCAGGCGGTCAAGGACTTCACCCGGCGCGAGGAGGTCGTTCTCTCCACCAAGGTCTGGATGCGGATGCGCCCCGGCCCGAACGGGGCCGGGCTGTCCCGCAAGGCGATCTTCGCCGAGCTCGACGCCTCCCTGAAGCGACTGGGGACCGACTACATCGACCTGTACCAGATCCACCGCTGGGACTACGACACTCCGATCGAGGAAACCCTCGAGGCGCTGCACGACGCGGTCAAGTCCGGGAAGGTCCGCTACATCGGCGCCTCTTCCATGTACGCCTGGCAGTTCGCCAAGGCCCTGTACCTGGCTGACCTGAACGGCTGGACCCGGTTCGTGTCGATGCAGGACCACTACAACCTCATCCACCGGGAAGCAGAGCGGGAGATGCTCCCGCTCTGCGCCGACCAGGGCATCGGCGTGATCCCGTGGAGCCCGCTGGCGCGGGGCAGGCTGACGCGGGTCCGGGACGCTGCCACGGCGCGTGCCGCAACAGACCCGGGCGGAAAGATCCTCTACCGGGACGGGGACCAGGCGGTGGCCGAGCGCGTCCACGAGATCGCGAGCAAGCGAGGTCTGTCCCCGGCCCAGGTCGCCCTGGCCTGGGTCATGCGCAACCCGGCGGTGACCTCGCCCGTCGTCGGGGTCACCAAGCCGGCCCAACTGACCGACGCGGTCGCCGCGGTGGACGTCGAACTCGACGACGACGAGGCCGCCTACCTGGAGGAGCCCTACCAGCCGCACGAGGCCGCCTACCTGGAGGAGTCCTTCTACAAGCAACAGCCTGCGGCGGGCTCCCGGTAG
- a CDS encoding SDR family NAD(P)-dependent oxidoreductase: MRTEDRVAVITGGSRGIGQAISNRFAAQGMRVVIGSRDQVTAARAVNLIKDAGGQATAVRTDIARPEAVKELFDEAENHYGQVDVWVNNASTATSGPLARATDDDFDQYLHANVRATFMALREAAQRIRDHGRIILISSALTVSPLPGMALLAASKAAGDQLARTLAWEVASRSVTVNSVLPGLTRTDVLTTVPTHVIDDARTRTPLGRIGEPADIADIVTFLASDAARWITGQTINAAGGMI; this comes from the coding sequence ATGCGTACCGAGGATCGGGTCGCGGTCATCACCGGCGGATCACGCGGCATCGGGCAGGCGATCAGCAACCGGTTCGCCGCGCAGGGGATGCGTGTCGTCATCGGCTCCCGCGACCAGGTGACAGCTGCGCGGGCCGTGAACCTGATCAAGGACGCGGGCGGGCAGGCCACCGCAGTGCGTACCGACATCGCCCGCCCCGAGGCAGTCAAGGAACTCTTCGACGAGGCCGAGAATCACTACGGCCAGGTGGATGTGTGGGTGAACAACGCCAGCACAGCGACCTCCGGGCCGCTGGCGCGCGCCACCGATGACGACTTCGACCAGTACCTGCATGCCAACGTCCGGGCCACGTTCATGGCACTGCGCGAAGCCGCCCAGCGCATCCGCGACCACGGCCGCATCATCCTGATCTCTTCCGCACTCACCGTGTCCCCACTGCCCGGCATGGCCCTGCTGGCCGCCAGCAAGGCCGCCGGCGACCAGCTCGCCCGCACCCTGGCCTGGGAGGTGGCCTCCAGATCGGTCACGGTCAACAGCGTCCTGCCCGGCCTCACCCGAACCGACGTCCTCACCACCGTGCCCACCCACGTCATCGACGACGCCAGGACCCGCACACCCCTGGGCCGCATCGGCGAACCAGCCGACATCGCCGACATCGTCACCTTCCTCGCCTCCGACGCCGCCCGCTGGATCACCGGCCAGACCATCAACGCCGCCGGAGGCATGATCTAG
- a CDS encoding MarR family winged helix-turn-helix transcriptional regulator, whose amino-acid sequence MAAASDDALVETLIGVFMEIDGLFSTASRQLGLTPQQAQLLCFAQHSQPSFGELATLLHCDKTNITGLVDRLQRRDLITRQPDPHDRRITRVHLTPQGEALTGQFQQAINTTLTTRFSSWPPTQRDSLVHLLRSATTALRP is encoded by the coding sequence ATGGCCGCCGCATCTGATGACGCACTCGTCGAGACACTGATCGGCGTCTTCATGGAGATCGACGGCCTGTTCAGCACGGCAAGCCGCCAGCTAGGACTTACCCCCCAGCAAGCACAGCTGCTGTGTTTCGCCCAGCATTCGCAGCCCTCCTTCGGCGAGCTCGCGACCCTGCTGCACTGCGACAAAACCAACATCACCGGCCTGGTCGACCGGCTTCAGCGACGCGACCTGATCACCCGTCAACCCGACCCCCACGACCGCCGGATCACCCGCGTCCACCTCACCCCCCAAGGCGAAGCCCTCACCGGCCAGTTCCAACAGGCCATCAACACCACCCTGACCACCCGCTTCAGCTCCTGGCCTCCCACCCAACGCGACAGCCTCGTCCACCTCCTCCGATCCGCCACCACGGCACTACGCCCCTGA
- a CDS encoding RHS repeat-associated core domain-containing protein — protein sequence MLGLVDDAGKRTHTYAYGRTGLPRGTTTEAVPQPFRYSGAYLDPTGMYKMGARSYDPQLGRFTQPDPSGQEQNAYLYAYGDPLNNSDPTGLFSFPDVSGALEWASLTQKIMSGDEQGAYASKVGILVGIGTEAVCGAAAVAGAVPTLGTSIGAGITGCTVLSMGLGAAAAAGTEAAL from the coding sequence GTGCTGGGGCTGGTCGATGATGCGGGCAAGCGCACCCACACGTACGCCTACGGCCGGACGGGTCTGCCTCGAGGGACCACTACCGAGGCGGTCCCGCAGCCGTTCCGTTACAGCGGCGCCTACCTCGACCCGACCGGCATGTACAAGATGGGCGCCCGCTCCTACGACCCCCAGCTCGGCCGCTTCACCCAGCCCGACCCCTCCGGGCAGGAACAGAATGCGTACCTGTACGCGTACGGCGACCCCCTCAACAACAGCGACCCCACCGGACTCTTCAGCTTCCCTGACGTATCAGGAGCCCTCGAGTGGGCTTCCCTGACACAGAAGATCATGAGTGGTGACGAGCAGGGGGCCTACGCCTCCAAGGTCGGCATCCTCGTGGGAATCGGCACCGAGGCGGTCTGCGGAGCGGCAGCTGTAGCCGGCGCCGTCCCCACGCTCGGCACTTCCATCGGCGCTGGCATCACAGGCTGCACGGTGCTGTCCATGGGACTCGGAGCGGCAGCGGCTGCCGGAACCGAAGCTGCGCTGTAA
- a CDS encoding ATP-binding protein, with protein sequence MDVSKGSWVNTTHDWSTAVDFDHLAHIRQSPENFAHSGPWHLVLEVLAYAADEASSRGGGSCLVTLYPDGSLSVADDGRGTDTRMDEHGQIVKKPVMASKDLRFFDFADTELLPDGRPRRGMSVVAALSEWLVHTNRRLNGAWIQRYEHGVPVTDLEPVEADGTTGTLVRFRPDETLRSVRVSTEGQLKRMAMTWPNLDIQIEDRRNA encoded by the coding sequence ATGGACGTCTCGAAGGGTTCCTGGGTCAACACCACGCACGATTGGTCCACCGCCGTCGATTTTGATCACCTGGCACATATCAGACAGAGCCCGGAGAATTTCGCGCACAGCGGCCCGTGGCACCTTGTCCTTGAGGTGCTTGCCTATGCTGCCGATGAGGCATCGAGCAGAGGCGGAGGAAGCTGCCTCGTCACTCTGTATCCGGATGGCTCCTTGTCCGTGGCGGATGACGGACGGGGCACCGATACCCGGATGGACGAGCACGGCCAGATCGTGAAGAAGCCAGTCATGGCGTCAAAGGATCTTCGCTTCTTCGACTTCGCAGACACGGAACTACTTCCGGATGGCCGTCCTCGTCGCGGCATGTCCGTTGTAGCAGCGCTCAGCGAATGGCTCGTCCATACCAATCGCCGCCTCAATGGGGCCTGGATCCAACGCTACGAACACGGCGTTCCGGTGACCGACCTGGAGCCTGTCGAGGCCGACGGCACCACCGGAACGCTCGTCCGCTTCAGGCCAGATGAGACGTTGCGTTCGGTGAGGGTATCGACGGAGGGCCAGTTGAAGCGTATGGCCATGACGTGGCCAAATCTGGACATTCAAATTGAAGATCGCCGTAATGCCTGA
- a CDS encoding transposase — MRRFRDTDLDELLASARDRRPNGVLEPFKAYLNTRFTEAQGQVSGTRLFLEIQARGYRGSRQVVRKHLAALRAGTAEPVRADIPSPRKTTSWIMRPRETLTESQDERLLQVRLACPDITRACDLARAFADLVRHQRGYLLLEWIRQAEQDAPKPLQGFASFLRQDLDAVTAGLTLPWISGVVEGHVNRVKTLKRAMYGRASFELLRTRILTQP, encoded by the coding sequence GTGCGCCGCTTCCGCGACACGGATCTCGACGAGCTACTGGCCTCCGCCCGCGACCGCCGTCCGAACGGTGTGCTGGAGCCGTTCAAGGCGTACCTGAACACCCGATTCACCGAGGCCCAGGGCCAGGTCAGCGGCACCCGCCTATTCCTGGAGATCCAGGCACGCGGCTACCGAGGCAGCCGCCAGGTCGTCCGCAAACACCTCGCCGCTCTCCGCGCAGGCACCGCCGAACCGGTCCGGGCCGACATCCCGAGCCCCCGCAAGACCACCTCCTGGATCATGAGGCCCCGCGAGACTCTCACCGAGAGCCAGGACGAGCGGCTGCTTCAGGTTCGGCTCGCTTGCCCGGACATCACCCGGGCCTGCGACCTTGCCCGGGCCTTCGCCGATCTGGTCCGTCACCAGCGGGGATACCTGCTGCTGGAGTGGATCCGGCAGGCCGAACAGGACGCGCCGAAGCCGCTGCAGGGCTTCGCCAGCTTCCTCCGCCAGGACCTCGACGCCGTCACCGCCGGCCTTACCCTCCCGTGGATTTCCGGTGTCGTTGAGGGTCACGTAAACCGGGTGAAAACTCTGAAGAGAGCCATGTATGGTCGGGCTTCGTTCGAACTCCTCCGGACCCGCATCCTCACCCAGCCATGA
- a CDS encoding transposase produces MDEFAFRKGCTYGTVLVDVEAGRVVDVLPDRTSETFAAWLAEHPGAEIICRDRATAYTRAAREAAPHALEVADRWHLLQKPVRRGGRDLPPTPQLPAQTR; encoded by the coding sequence GTGGACGAGTTCGCCTTCCGCAAGGGCTGCACCTACGGCACCGTGCTGGTCGACGTCGAGGCTGGTCGGGTCGTGGACGTACTGCCCGACCGCACCTCGGAGACGTTCGCGGCCTGGCTGGCCGAGCACCCCGGAGCCGAGATCATCTGCCGGGACCGGGCCACCGCCTACACAAGGGCCGCCAGGGAAGCCGCCCCTCACGCCCTGGAAGTGGCCGACCGCTGGCACCTGTTGCAAAAACCTGTCCGCCGCGGTGGAAGAGACCTGCCACCAACACCGCAACTGCCTGCGCAAACCCGCTGA
- a CDS encoding TetR/AcrR family transcriptional regulator C-terminal domain-containing protein produces the protein MNREVVIAEALGLLDEVGLDAVSTRRLAKRLNVEQPSLYWHFHTKKDLLAAMAEAAMTPHASAPLPTPEDDWRDWFLDNTRSFRRTLLMRRDGARLHAGSTPAGDLDRIRRKMDFLVASGVPEREAQMGMLAASRFTVGSVLEEQADTGPGDSADIPADVPVIDHESAFEGGLALILNGLVHRAGV, from the coding sequence ATGAACCGCGAGGTCGTCATCGCTGAGGCGCTCGGCCTGCTCGACGAGGTCGGGCTGGACGCCGTCAGCACGAGACGGCTGGCGAAGCGCCTGAACGTGGAGCAGCCGTCGCTCTACTGGCATTTCCACACAAAGAAGGACCTCCTCGCCGCTATGGCGGAGGCGGCGATGACACCCCATGCGAGCGCACCCCTGCCGACACCCGAAGACGACTGGCGTGACTGGTTCCTGGACAACACGCGCAGCTTCAGGCGCACCCTGCTGATGCGCCGGGACGGCGCACGGCTCCACGCCGGCAGCACCCCCGCCGGCGACCTCGACCGGATCCGCCGCAAGATGGATTTCCTCGTCGCCTCTGGGGTCCCCGAGCGGGAAGCGCAAATGGGAATGCTGGCCGCCAGCCGCTTCACGGTCGGCAGCGTCCTGGAAGAGCAGGCAGACACCGGCCCCGGTGACAGCGCGGATATACCGGCTGACGTGCCGGTGATCGATCACGAGTCGGCGTTCGAGGGGGGCCTTGCCCTCATCCTGAACGGCCTGGTGCACCGTGCCGGGGTGTAG
- a CDS encoding FAD-dependent monooxygenase yields the protein MPKPSGTQPLQVLVAGGGVTGQALAFWLTRGGHRVTVVERFPALRAAGAQVDLRGQGIEAVKRMGLLDAVRGKLVDEAGVAFVDARGRARATIMANTSGQGRQALTSEYEIMRGDLVRILHDTTRNDTEYVFGKSVDGFEQDEHKVVAHFSDGSSRAFDLLIGADGQGSRIRRAVLPEGFDPYWRVGIHMAYWFVPRIAPDSNIRDTYMVPGGRQIMRRSHNPTETQVYFVLREESEEASAIHRAPVERQQEFWASRFRDAGWQTERFIEGMKTSPFFYSQEVVQVRTDTWSKDRVVLAGDAAHCASPYSGMGVSGGLVGAHVLAGEINRHPGDLPTALANYDRVLRPFVNEIQGEVNPRLLRLGIPMTQRAINVFQATTALACFLHVPDLAARLSKEDRGGNWQLPENPAPITAV from the coding sequence ATGCCAAAGCCGTCGGGAACGCAGCCCCTGCAGGTTCTCGTCGCCGGTGGTGGGGTCACAGGGCAGGCTCTGGCCTTCTGGCTCACACGGGGCGGCCACCGGGTAACCGTTGTCGAACGCTTTCCGGCGTTGCGGGCCGCCGGAGCTCAGGTCGATCTCCGGGGGCAGGGCATCGAGGCCGTCAAGCGAATGGGGCTTCTCGACGCCGTCCGAGGCAAGCTCGTGGACGAGGCGGGCGTCGCATTCGTCGACGCCCGCGGCAGGGCCAGGGCAACGATCATGGCCAACACCTCCGGGCAGGGCCGGCAGGCCCTCACGTCCGAGTACGAGATCATGCGCGGTGACCTGGTGCGCATCCTGCACGACACGACGAGGAACGACACCGAGTACGTTTTCGGCAAGAGCGTGGACGGCTTCGAGCAGGACGAACACAAGGTCGTCGCGCACTTCTCCGACGGGTCCTCCCGCGCATTCGACCTCCTGATCGGCGCGGACGGGCAGGGATCGCGCATCCGGCGAGCGGTTCTCCCGGAAGGCTTCGATCCGTACTGGCGGGTGGGCATCCACATGGCCTACTGGTTCGTTCCGCGCATCGCGCCCGACAGCAACATCCGGGACACCTACATGGTCCCGGGAGGCCGCCAGATCATGCGCCGCAGCCACAACCCGACCGAGACCCAGGTGTACTTCGTGCTACGGGAGGAATCCGAGGAAGCCTCGGCGATCCACCGGGCGCCCGTCGAGCGTCAGCAGGAGTTCTGGGCGAGCAGATTCCGCGACGCCGGGTGGCAGACCGAGCGCTTCATCGAGGGTATGAAGACGAGCCCGTTCTTCTACTCCCAGGAGGTCGTCCAGGTCCGTACCGACACCTGGTCCAAGGACCGCGTGGTCCTGGCCGGCGACGCCGCCCACTGCGCTTCCCCGTACAGCGGCATGGGAGTCTCCGGCGGCCTGGTCGGCGCCCATGTCCTGGCCGGGGAGATCAACCGGCACCCGGGCGACCTGCCGACCGCGCTGGCGAACTACGACCGCGTGCTGCGGCCCTTCGTCAACGAGATCCAGGGCGAGGTGAATCCGCGGCTTCTGCGCCTGGGCATACCGATGACCCAGCGTGCGATCAACGTCTTCCAGGCCACCACCGCGCTCGCCTGCTTCCTGCACGTCCCCGACCTCGCCGCGCGCCTTTCAAAGGAGGACCGCGGCGGCAACTGGCAGCTCCCGGAGAACCCAGCGCCGATCACCGCCGTCTGA
- a CDS encoding SCO2400 family protein, with product MDYCSKCRRHLNGALVCPGCGAYAPDIAPPAAGRISSQPATTDSAPAVDAVRDTSSLDTWHDGPLRGEEDCADWDATPYAASSAVVGDIPTVREGRAARRRQLARWKKNKRRAAVATAVALVGSGLSIATMERHSPDRARAATAPDQQNIGAVEAQTPAYTRPAPTPPTPHQSSNTSEAGSPASGTPRKQPPAAPPRTTPSLARPDAAAPPAPATASAPQSQPQPQDTVASSHDSDHDPTGTAAGRPSAPATAESPDSGTPQTGSAPVSTSPTQVCLLVLCLG from the coding sequence ATGGACTACTGCTCCAAGTGTCGTCGCCATCTCAACGGCGCCCTGGTGTGTCCCGGGTGCGGCGCCTACGCCCCGGACATCGCTCCGCCCGCAGCAGGCCGTATCAGCTCGCAGCCGGCGACAACTGACAGCGCGCCGGCCGTAGATGCGGTCCGCGACACCTCGTCCTTGGACACATGGCACGACGGTCCCCTGCGCGGCGAGGAGGACTGCGCCGACTGGGACGCAACCCCGTACGCCGCCTCCTCCGCCGTCGTCGGGGACATACCCACAGTGCGCGAAGGCCGAGCCGCCCGGCGCCGCCAACTGGCCCGCTGGAAGAAGAACAAACGGCGGGCAGCGGTCGCTACCGCCGTCGCACTCGTCGGAAGCGGCCTGTCCATCGCCACGATGGAGAGGCACTCCCCCGACCGGGCAAGGGCAGCCACAGCGCCGGACCAGCAGAACATCGGCGCCGTGGAGGCACAGACGCCCGCGTACACCCGCCCGGCACCCACACCGCCCACCCCACACCAGTCGTCAAACACTTCCGAGGCGGGGTCTCCGGCCTCCGGCACCCCCAGGAAGCAGCCTCCCGCGGCCCCGCCCCGCACCACACCGTCGCTCGCACGGCCGGACGCCGCCGCGCCTCCTGCCCCGGCCACGGCATCGGCTCCGCAGTCACAGCCACAGCCACAAGACACCGTCGCCTCCTCCCACGACAGTGATCACGACCCCACCGGTACGGCGGCGGGCCGGCCCTCGGCACCCGCAACCGCCGAGAGCCCGGACTCGGGCACCCCCCAGACCGGTTCCGCACCGGTATCGACGTCACCGACGCAAGTGTGCCTGCTCGTGCTGTGTCTGGGGTGA
- a CDS encoding class I SAM-dependent methyltransferase — protein sequence MTGYGVLAEVYEWLISDAKLPPAEFAASFDDVLDLLPSNAHVLDCSCGTGQLAVGLAGRGMQVVATDASETMVRRTAELSEEFGASVRAVRANWEELPDHFQDNTFDMVFCVGNSLHHAAGATGRGAALESMARLLRPGGRLVLTSRTWELVRARGSRLEISDRLVRRNGRDAVVVYRWEIAPHWEEEHHIEIAIAQVEATGLVLVRSELLSCWPYRYEELEVELHRVGLQTELSTFDLEAENYMVVASKV from the coding sequence GTGACAGGCTATGGCGTGCTTGCCGAGGTGTACGAATGGCTCATCTCGGATGCAAAGTTGCCTCCAGCCGAGTTCGCCGCGTCGTTCGACGACGTCCTCGATCTCCTGCCGTCGAACGCTCACGTCCTCGACTGTTCGTGCGGAACCGGACAGTTGGCGGTTGGCCTCGCCGGTCGTGGCATGCAGGTTGTCGCAACTGACGCCAGCGAGACGATGGTTCGTCGGACCGCAGAATTGTCTGAGGAGTTCGGGGCATCCGTCCGGGCCGTACGGGCGAACTGGGAAGAGTTGCCCGACCATTTCCAGGACAACACGTTCGACATGGTGTTCTGCGTTGGCAACTCGCTTCACCATGCCGCGGGCGCGACAGGCAGGGGTGCTGCCCTGGAGTCGATGGCACGGCTTCTGCGCCCCGGCGGGCGCTTGGTACTCACATCCCGCACTTGGGAACTCGTGAGGGCCAGAGGTTCCCGGCTGGAGATCAGTGACCGACTCGTCCGCCGGAACGGTCGCGATGCCGTCGTGGTCTACCGCTGGGAGATTGCGCCGCATTGGGAGGAGGAGCACCACATCGAGATTGCGATCGCGCAAGTTGAAGCGACCGGGTTGGTTCTTGTCCGCTCGGAACTGCTGTCCTGCTGGCCCTACCGGTACGAGGAACTCGAAGTCGAGCTGCACCGGGTCGGACTCCAGACGGAACTGAGCACGTTCGATCTTGAGGCCGAGAACTACATGGTGGTCGCGAGCAAGGTATGA